One genomic window of Acomys russatus chromosome 29, mAcoRus1.1, whole genome shotgun sequence includes the following:
- the Svbp gene encoding small vasohibin-binding protein isoform X1, giving the protein MTAVPLCRKLRLRSEETRLGAHSEVRANQETFRSQTMDPPARKDKSKVKEPSFRVEKAKQKSAQQELKQRQRAEIYALNRVMTELEQQQFDEFCKQMQPPVE; this is encoded by the exons ATGACTGCTGTCCCATTGTGcaggaaactgagactcagaagTGAGGAGACTCGGCTAGGAGCGCACAGCGAG GTCAGAGCTAACCAAGAAACATTCAGAAGCCAAACCATGGATCCACCTGCCCGGAAAGACAAATCCAAAGTTAAAGAACCCTCCTTCAGAGTGGAGAAGGCTAAGCAGAAATCTGCCCAGCAGGAgctgaaacaaagacaaagagcaGAG ATCTATGCTCTCAACAGAGTCATGACGGAGCTGGAACAGCAGCAGTTTGATGAGTTCTGTAAGCAGATGCAGCCGCCTGTGGAGTGA
- the Svbp gene encoding small vasohibin-binding protein isoform X2 encodes MDPPARKDKSKVKEPSFRVEKAKQKSAQQELKQRQRAEIYALNRVMTELEQQQFDEFCKQMQPPVE; translated from the exons ATGGATCCACCTGCCCGGAAAGACAAATCCAAAGTTAAAGAACCCTCCTTCAGAGTGGAGAAGGCTAAGCAGAAATCTGCCCAGCAGGAgctgaaacaaagacaaagagcaGAG ATCTATGCTCTCAACAGAGTCATGACGGAGCTGGAACAGCAGCAGTTTGATGAGTTCTGTAAGCAGATGCAGCCGCCTGTGGAGTGA